The nucleotide window TCATCAAGGCCGGTGCGGTCATCTCATTCTTAATTCTTCATTCTTCAGTATTCAATCTTCAATCGACAATCAACATTCAACATTCCCTGTCCCCGTATGCTAAATGGCAAGTGCGACTCCGCCTACCCGACCGCCCTCCCATATCGTAACTTCCCGCCAACTTAAGCATTCCATCCCCATGTTCATCGATTATGCCCGGATCATTGTCAAGGCCGGTGACGGCGGCCACGGAATGATTGCTTTCCGGCGGGAGAAGTTCGTGCCCCGGGGCGGGCCTTCCGGCGGCGATGGGGGGCGCGGGGGAGACGTTATCTTCAAAGTTGACCCCCAGCTGGCAACTCTCCAGGACGTTCACTATCACCGCACCTACAGGGCCGGGCGGGGTCGGCACGGCTCAGGCAGCAACAAGCATGGCGCTGATGGTAAGACCGTTATCGTACCAGTGCCGCCCGGTACAGTGGTGAAGAATGCTGAGACCCACGAAGTACTGGCAGACCTCTCCGAGCCCAGGCAGACCTTTGTAGCTGCAAGAGGTGGCGCCGGGGGTTTCGGCAACGCCCACTTCAAGACGTCCCGCAACCAGAGCCCCCACGAGGCCACCAATGGTGAGCCGGGGGAGGAACGAGAGCTGGAACTGGAGCTTAAGGTCCTGGCTGACGTGGGGCTGGTGGGCTTCCCGAACGCCGGGAAAAGTACCCTGCTGTCACGCCTGTCAAGGGCCCACCCCAAAATCGCCGACTACCCCTTTACCACCCTTGAGCCCTACCTGGGCATCGTTAAGGCGGGTGAGTACCGCAGCTTCGTTATGGCCGACATCCCCGGACTGATCGAGGGGTCCAGTAAGGGTAAGGGTAAGGGGATCCAGTTCCTCCGGCATATCGAGCGCACGCGCCTGCTGCTGTTCCTCATCGATGCCACGCTGCCCGTGCCCCCGGAAGAACAGCTGCGGGTTCTGCGGCAGGAACTGGAAGCCTACCTGACACACCTGTCGGATCGTGAGGCGCTGGTGGTGCTCACCAAGCAGGATGCCTGGAGCGAGCCCCCGGACTCGGCCGCGCTGGAGCGGGAAGGGCACCGGGTGGTGAGCATCTCGGCAGTCTCAGGGTATGGGCTTGGAGAGCTGGTACGCCTCATTGATGCTGAACTGGAACGCCGGCGGCAGCAGGAAGCCGCGGCCGTGGAGGAGGATAAACCCTATGACCTGTAGAGCGCTGCTCTTGGTACCTGTTCTCATGACTGCCCTGTGGGCCGATGCTCCCATCAGGGATTGGATACCTGGGACCGACTACGATCCGGCCATTCCCACTTATACCGAGAGCCTGGGATATACCCCCGGCGAAGCCC belongs to Candidatus Neomarinimicrobiota bacterium and includes:
- the obgE gene encoding GTPase ObgE; the protein is MFIDYARIIVKAGDGGHGMIAFRREKFVPRGGPSGGDGGRGGDVIFKVDPQLATLQDVHYHRTYRAGRGRHGSGSNKHGADGKTVIVPVPPGTVVKNAETHEVLADLSEPRQTFVAARGGAGGFGNAHFKTSRNQSPHEATNGEPGEERELELELKVLADVGLVGFPNAGKSTLLSRLSRAHPKIADYPFTTLEPYLGIVKAGEYRSFVMADIPGLIEGSSKGKGKGIQFLRHIERTRLLLFLIDATLPVPPEEQLRVLRQELEAYLTHLSDREALVVLTKQDAWSEPPDSAALEREGHRVVSISAVSGYGLGELVRLIDAELERRRQQEAAAVEEDKPYDL